The Pantoea sp. At-9b genome includes a window with the following:
- the glrR gene encoding two-component system response regulator GlrR — translation MMKQAARLLLVDDDPGLLKLLGMRLSSEGYQVATAASGPEALRHLQKEKVDLVISDLRMDEMDGLALFGEIQKRHTGLPVIILTAHGSIPEAVSATQQGVFSFLTKPVDRDALYKAIDEALAQRAPASDDSWREAVVTRNPLMLRLLEQAHMVAQSDVSILINGQSGTGKEVLAQAIHAASPRASKPFIAINCGALPEQLLESELFGHAKGAFTGAVSAREGLFQAAEGGTLFLDEIGDMPQALQVKLLRVLQERKVRPLGSNNDININVRIISATHRDLPKAMEKKSFREDLYYRLNVVNLKIPALHERAEDIPLLANHLLRQAADRHKPFVRSFSVDAMKRLVGASWPGNVRQLVNVIEQCVALSTSPVIGDALVEQALAGENTALPTFVEARNQFELNYLRKLLQMTKGNVTNAARLAGRNRTEFYKLLSRHELDASDFKE, via the coding sequence ATGATGAAACAGGCGGCACGTTTATTGCTGGTGGATGATGATCCTGGCTTGCTAAAGCTGCTGGGGATGCGTTTAAGCAGTGAAGGCTATCAGGTGGCAACCGCGGCCAGTGGCCCGGAGGCGTTACGTCATCTGCAAAAAGAGAAGGTCGATCTGGTGATCAGCGACCTGCGGATGGATGAGATGGATGGTCTGGCGCTGTTCGGCGAAATTCAGAAGCGTCATACGGGCCTGCCGGTGATCATCCTGACAGCACACGGATCGATCCCGGAAGCGGTTTCTGCTACCCAGCAGGGGGTATTCAGCTTTCTCACCAAGCCGGTGGATCGCGATGCGCTGTATAAAGCGATTGACGAGGCACTGGCGCAACGTGCCCCGGCCAGTGATGACAGCTGGCGTGAAGCGGTCGTCACACGTAATCCACTGATGCTGCGGCTGCTGGAACAGGCACATATGGTGGCGCAATCGGATGTCAGCATTTTGATCAACGGTCAAAGCGGTACCGGTAAAGAGGTATTGGCGCAAGCCATCCATGCCGCCAGCCCGCGCGCCAGCAAACCCTTTATCGCCATTAACTGCGGTGCGCTACCGGAACAATTGCTGGAGTCAGAGCTATTCGGTCACGCCAAAGGCGCGTTTACCGGTGCGGTGAGTGCGCGTGAAGGGCTGTTTCAGGCGGCGGAAGGCGGTACGCTGTTCCTTGATGAAATCGGTGATATGCCGCAGGCGTTGCAGGTGAAACTGCTCCGGGTGTTGCAGGAACGCAAAGTGCGTCCGCTCGGCAGCAACAACGATATCAACATCAATGTGCGCATCATTTCGGCCACCCATCGTGATTTACCTAAAGCGATGGAGAAGAAGAGTTTTCGTGAAGATCTCTACTATCGCCTTAATGTGGTGAATCTGAAGATCCCGGCGCTGCACGAACGCGCGGAAGATATTCCGTTGCTGGCGAATCATCTGTTACGCCAGGCGGCCGATCGGCATAAACCCTTTGTGCGCAGTTTCTCCGTCGATGCCATGAAACGGTTGGTGGGCGCCAGCTGGCCGGGTAATGTGCGTCAGTTGGTCAACGTGATCGAGCAATGCGTGGCGTTAAGTACTTCGCCGGTGATTGGTGACGCGCTGGTGGAGCAGGCGCTGGCGGGGGAGAACACGGCGCTGCCGACCTTTGTCGAAGCGCGTAACCAGTTTGAGCTGAATTATCTGCGCAAGCTGTTACAAATGACCAAAGGAAATGTCACCAATGCGGCGCGTCTGGCTGGACGCAACCGCACAGAATTCTATAAGCTGCTGTCGCGCCATGAACTGGACGCCAGCGATTTTAAAGAGTAG
- the qseG gene encoding two-component system QseEF-associated lipoprotein QseG, with protein MKLSLKDFLAAGLMVFGLAGCHAPTTDSALRDDSTLPEPQVRLPDYLATDCGNIWQIDYLAAMNNPLYWQRAIDCAERLSPAEARVEARRWPVQSWSRAFKQGILLANGNVTPQERRDYVEALDSYSTAFPAAVRPLIQLWRSNQAAQLELSEARGRYTRLQESSDAELDSLRQQQRTLRNSLNDTQHKLERLTDIERQLSSRKAPDSSDNAHSSSTNEEQP; from the coding sequence ATGAAATTATCCCTCAAAGATTTTCTTGCCGCTGGCCTGATGGTCTTCGGCCTGGCGGGTTGCCATGCACCCACCACCGACAGCGCCTTGCGTGATGACAGCACGCTGCCGGAACCACAGGTACGCTTACCGGACTATCTGGCCACCGATTGTGGCAATATCTGGCAAATCGATTATCTTGCCGCAATGAATAACCCGCTGTACTGGCAACGTGCAATTGATTGCGCCGAACGCCTCTCCCCGGCGGAAGCCAGAGTGGAAGCGCGCCGTTGGCCGGTACAAAGCTGGTCACGCGCCTTTAAACAAGGCATCTTGCTGGCGAACGGCAACGTCACGCCGCAGGAGCGTCGTGATTACGTCGAGGCGCTGGATAGTTACAGCACGGCGTTTCCGGCGGCGGTACGTCCGCTGATTCAACTGTGGCGTAGCAATCAGGCGGCTCAACTTGAACTGAGCGAGGCACGCGGACGCTATACGCGGCTACAAGAAAGCAGTGATGCCGAACTGGATAGCCTGCGTCAGCAGCAACGCACTTTGCGTAATTCGCTGAATGATACGCAGCACAAGCTGGAGCGTCTGACCGATATTGAACGCCAGCTCTCCTCGCGTAAGGCACCCGATAGCAGCGACAATGCGCACAGCAGCAGTACCAATGAGGAGCAGCCATGA
- a CDS encoding HAMP domain-containing sensor histidine kinase, protein MKRWRLFPRSLRQLVLMAFLLVLLPLLVLAWQAWESLSALSNQAADTNRNTFTDVRRSEAMARTAIELERSYRQYCVLGDETLAHLYQSQRVRYDQMLSSHAASLPELPAFKILSATLPQLETLQCSNGNPATAAAAALERFSDTNAQMVQATREVVFSRGLQLQREIADRGQFFGWQALILFLISLALVLLFTGMIIGPVKRVERMINRLGEGKALGDSVSFRGPREIRSLGQRIVWLSERLSWLETQRHEFLRHLSHELKTPLASLREGTELLADQVAGPLNSEQQEVVAILDTSSRHLQRLIEQLLDYNRKLADGPMALDSVALDAIVDTVVKSHSLPAHARHMKTHVDLQVNHCLAEATLLQRVIDNLYSNAVNYGSESGNIWLQSQQKGNEVWIEVANTGTPIPAEEQAMIFEPFYQGSQQRKGPVKGSGLGLSIAKDCLRRMQGDLQLVTRKDADVCFRIILTTTAGNA, encoded by the coding sequence GTGAAGAGATGGCGTCTGTTTCCCCGATCGTTGCGTCAGCTGGTGCTGATGGCGTTCCTGCTGGTGCTGCTGCCTTTGTTGGTGCTGGCATGGCAGGCCTGGGAAAGCCTGTCGGCGCTGAGTAATCAGGCGGCGGATACCAATCGCAACACCTTTACGGATGTGCGCCGCAGCGAAGCGATGGCACGGACGGCTATCGAACTGGAGCGTAGCTATCGCCAATATTGTGTATTGGGGGATGAGACGCTGGCTCATTTGTATCAGTCGCAACGCGTGCGCTACGACCAAATGCTCAGCAGTCACGCAGCCAGCCTGCCGGAGTTACCGGCGTTCAAAATCTTATCCGCGACGCTACCGCAACTGGAAACGCTGCAATGTTCCAATGGAAACCCGGCAACCGCGGCGGCGGCGGCGCTGGAGCGGTTCTCTGATACCAACGCCCAGATGGTCCAGGCCACGCGCGAAGTGGTATTTTCACGCGGACTTCAATTGCAGCGAGAAATTGCCGATCGCGGTCAGTTTTTTGGCTGGCAGGCGCTGATATTGTTCCTGATCAGTCTGGCATTGGTATTGCTGTTTACCGGAATGATCATCGGCCCGGTGAAACGTGTCGAACGCATGATTAACCGGCTGGGCGAAGGTAAAGCGCTGGGCGATAGCGTCAGCTTCCGTGGGCCGCGCGAAATCCGCTCCCTCGGGCAGCGCATTGTCTGGCTGAGTGAACGCCTGAGCTGGCTGGAGACCCAGCGACATGAATTTTTACGGCATCTTTCCCATGAGTTGAAAACGCCACTTGCCAGCCTGCGTGAGGGCACGGAGCTGCTGGCCGATCAGGTAGCAGGTCCACTCAATAGCGAGCAGCAGGAAGTGGTGGCGATTCTCGATACCAGCAGCCGCCATCTGCAACGGCTGATTGAGCAACTGCTGGATTACAACCGCAAGCTGGCGGATGGCCCGATGGCGCTCGATAGCGTCGCGTTGGATGCTATCGTCGATACGGTGGTGAAGTCGCATTCGCTGCCCGCGCATGCCCGGCACATGAAGACCCATGTTGATTTGCAGGTGAACCATTGCCTGGCGGAGGCCACCTTGTTGCAACGGGTGATCGATAACCTTTATTCGAACGCCGTGAACTACGGTAGCGAATCCGGTAACATCTGGCTGCAAAGCCAACAGAAGGGCAATGAGGTGTGGATTGAGGTGGCAAACACCGGCACACCGATTCCGGCTGAGGAGCAGGCGATGATTTTTGAGCCTTTTTATCAGGGCAGCCAGCAGCGTAAAGGGCCAGTTAAAGGCAGCGGGCTGGGTTTAAGCATCGCTAAAGATTGCCTGCGCAGGATGCAGGGTGATTTGCAATTGGTGACCCGCAAGGATGCGGATGTCTGTTTTCGTATTATTTTGACTACCACCGCCGGGAATGCCTGA
- the purL gene encoding phosphoribosylformylglycinamidine synthase, translating to MMEILRGSPALSAFRVNKLLTRFQDAHLPVSDIYAEYVHFADVSAPLSADEKARLQRLLKYGPSLAEHAPQGRLLLVTPRPGTISPWSSKATDIAHNCDLPQVRRLERGMAFYVQAPELNDAQWQTLASLLHDRMMETVFADLNDAQQLFAHHEPQPLKSVDVLTGGRQALDQANRTLGLALADDEIDYLLDAFTKLGRNPNDIELYMFAQANSEHCRHKIFNADWIIDGEKQPKSLFKMIKNTFEQTPDHVLSAYKDNAAVMEGSEVGRYYADAEKGEYDFHQEQAHILMKVETHNHPTAISPWPGAATGSGGEIRDEGATGRGAKPKAGLVGFSVSNLRIPGFEQPWEEDFGKPDRIVTALDIMTEGPLGGAAFNNEFGRPALNGYFRTYEERVNSHNGEELRGYHKPIMLAGGIGNIRADHVQKGEIVVGAKLIVLGGPAMNIGLGGGAASSMASGQSDADLDFASVQRDNPEMERRCQEVIDRCWQLGEANPILFIHDVGAGGLSNAMPELVSDGGRGGRFNLRDVLSDEPGMSPLEVWCNESQERYVLAVAPDKLPLFDELCKRERAPYAVIGEATEEQHLSLADSHFDNKPIDMPLDVLLGKTPKMTRDVVRQQAQGEALQRDGITIADAVNRVLHLPTVAEKTFLVTIGDRTVTGMVARDQMVGPWQIPVANCAVTTASLDSYYGEAFAMGERAPVALLDFAASGRLAVGEALTNLAATAIGSLKRVKLSANWMSAAGHPGEDAGLYEAVKAVGEELCPALGITIPVGKDSMSMKTRWQQGNEQREMTSPLSLVITAFARVEDVRRTVTPQLQAGQDNLLLLVDLGNGANTLGATALSQVYRQLGDKPADVRDAQQLAGFFNAIQALVAEQKLLAYHDRSDGGLLVTLAEMAFTGHCGIEADIAALGSDALAALFTEELGAVLQINAADRDAVLKTFADHGLATNVHVIGQALPGDRFVIRSGEHAVYSESRTTLRTWWAETTWQMQRLRDNPACADQEHEAKKNDNDPGLNVHLTFKPEEDVAAPMIATGARPRVAVLREQGVNSHVEMAAAFHRAGFTAVDVHMSDLLAGRRGLEEFHALVACGGFSYGDVLGAGEGWAKSILFNSRVRDEFENFFHRPQTLALGVCNGCQMMSNLRELVPGSELWPRFVRNQSERFEARFSLVEVAASPSLLLDGMAGSRMPIAVSHGEGFVEVRDGAHLAALESKGLVALRFVDNFGKVTETYPANPNGSPNGITAVTNESGRVTIMMPHPERVFRTVSNSWHPAEWGEDSPWMRIFRNARKQLG from the coding sequence ATGATGGAAATTCTGCGTGGTTCGCCCGCCCTGTCGGCATTTCGTGTAAACAAACTGCTGACCCGCTTTCAGGACGCTCATCTGCCGGTGAGTGATATTTACGCCGAGTACGTCCATTTTGCCGATGTCAGCGCGCCGCTGAGTGCGGATGAAAAAGCCCGCCTGCAACGTCTGCTGAAATACGGTCCGTCTCTCGCCGAGCATGCGCCACAAGGGCGTCTGTTGCTGGTGACGCCGCGTCCTGGCACTATTTCTCCCTGGTCTTCCAAAGCGACCGACATCGCCCACAATTGTGATCTGCCGCAGGTACGTCGTCTGGAGCGCGGTATGGCGTTCTATGTACAGGCACCTGAACTGAACGATGCGCAGTGGCAAACCCTCGCCAGCCTGCTGCATGACCGCATGATGGAAACCGTGTTTGCCGACCTCAACGACGCGCAGCAGCTGTTTGCTCATCATGAGCCGCAACCGCTGAAAAGCGTTGATGTCCTCACTGGCGGCCGTCAGGCACTGGATCAGGCCAACCGCACGCTGGGGCTGGCACTGGCCGATGACGAAATCGACTACCTGCTGGATGCCTTCACCAAACTGGGCCGCAACCCGAACGACATTGAACTCTATATGTTCGCGCAGGCGAACTCTGAGCATTGCCGTCACAAAATTTTCAACGCCGACTGGATTATCGACGGCGAAAAACAGCCGAAATCGCTGTTTAAAATGATCAAAAACACCTTCGAACAAACGCCGGATCACGTGTTGTCTGCCTATAAAGACAACGCGGCGGTGATGGAAGGGTCTGAAGTTGGCCGCTACTACGCGGATGCGGAAAAAGGCGAATACGACTTCCATCAGGAACAAGCCCATATCCTGATGAAGGTGGAAACCCACAACCACCCGACGGCGATTTCACCGTGGCCGGGTGCTGCGACCGGTTCCGGTGGCGAAATTCGTGACGAAGGGGCAACCGGACGTGGTGCTAAACCCAAAGCGGGTCTGGTGGGCTTCTCGGTGTCCAACCTGCGTATTCCCGGCTTTGAACAGCCCTGGGAAGAAGATTTCGGTAAACCCGATCGTATCGTCACCGCGCTGGATATCATGACCGAAGGCCCGTTGGGCGGCGCAGCCTTTAACAACGAATTTGGTCGTCCGGCCCTGAACGGCTACTTCCGTACTTATGAAGAGCGCGTTAACAGCCACAACGGTGAAGAGCTGCGTGGTTACCACAAGCCGATCATGCTGGCGGGCGGCATTGGTAACATCCGTGCCGACCACGTACAGAAAGGTGAGATCGTTGTAGGTGCCAAGCTGATCGTGCTGGGTGGCCCGGCGATGAATATCGGTCTGGGTGGTGGCGCGGCATCGTCCATGGCTTCCGGTCAGTCTGATGCTGACCTCGACTTCGCTTCCGTTCAGCGTGATAACCCGGAAATGGAACGCCGTTGTCAGGAAGTGATCGACCGTTGCTGGCAGTTGGGTGAAGCTAACCCGATTCTGTTTATCCACGACGTCGGTGCGGGCGGACTGTCTAACGCCATGCCGGAACTGGTGAGCGACGGTGGCCGTGGTGGTCGCTTCAATCTGCGTGATGTGCTGAGCGACGAGCCGGGCATGAGCCCGCTGGAAGTGTGGTGTAACGAATCGCAGGAACGTTATGTACTGGCGGTTGCGCCGGACAAACTGCCGCTGTTTGACGAGTTGTGCAAACGCGAGCGCGCCCCTTATGCGGTCATTGGTGAAGCCACAGAAGAGCAGCATCTGAGCCTTGCCGACAGCCATTTTGACAATAAACCGATCGACATGCCGCTGGACGTACTGCTGGGCAAAACGCCGAAGATGACGCGTGACGTGGTACGTCAACAGGCGCAAGGTGAAGCGTTGCAGCGCGACGGCATCACCATTGCCGATGCGGTAAACCGGGTGCTGCACCTGCCGACCGTGGCAGAAAAAACCTTCCTGGTGACCATTGGCGACCGTACCGTGACCGGTATGGTGGCGCGTGACCAGATGGTTGGCCCGTGGCAGATCCCGGTTGCCAACTGCGCGGTGACCACCGCCAGCCTCGACAGCTATTACGGTGAAGCCTTCGCTATGGGCGAACGTGCACCGGTGGCGTTACTCGACTTTGCTGCTTCAGGCCGTCTGGCCGTCGGTGAAGCCCTGACCAACCTGGCGGCTACGGCGATTGGTTCGCTCAAGCGCGTGAAGCTGTCTGCCAACTGGATGTCAGCAGCCGGTCACCCGGGTGAAGATGCCGGTTTGTATGAAGCGGTGAAAGCGGTTGGCGAAGAACTTTGCCCGGCGCTGGGTATCACCATCCCGGTGGGTAAAGACTCCATGTCGATGAAAACCCGCTGGCAGCAGGGCAATGAGCAACGTGAGATGACTTCTCCGCTGTCGCTGGTGATCACGGCGTTTGCCCGTGTTGAAGATGTACGCCGTACCGTCACCCCGCAGCTCCAGGCGGGCCAGGACAACCTGCTGTTGCTGGTGGACCTGGGCAACGGTGCCAACACCCTCGGCGCAACCGCGCTGTCGCAGGTGTATCGTCAACTGGGTGATAAACCGGCCGATGTGCGTGATGCTCAGCAACTGGCTGGTTTCTTCAACGCCATTCAGGCGCTGGTGGCTGAGCAGAAACTGTTGGCCTACCATGACCGTTCCGACGGCGGTTTACTGGTGACGCTGGCTGAGATGGCGTTCACCGGCCACTGCGGTATCGAGGCGGATATCGCCGCACTGGGTAGCGATGCGCTGGCCGCACTGTTTACCGAAGAATTGGGTGCTGTGCTGCAAATCAACGCTGCCGATCGCGATGCGGTGCTGAAGACCTTCGCCGATCACGGTCTGGCGACCAACGTGCATGTGATTGGTCAGGCGTTGCCGGGCGACCGTTTTGTTATCCGTTCTGGCGAGCACGCGGTGTACAGCGAAAGCCGTACTACTCTGCGCACCTGGTGGGCAGAAACCACCTGGCAGATGCAGCGCCTGCGTGATAACCCGGCCTGTGCTGACCAGGAACACGAAGCGAAGAAAAACGACAACGATCCGGGCCTGAATGTCCATCTGACCTTCAAACCGGAAGAAGATGTCGCCGCGCCGATGATCGCCACAGGTGCGCGTCCACGCGTTGCCGTGCTGCGTGAGCAGGGCGTTAACTCACACGTTGAAATGGCTGCGGCGTTCCATCGTGCCGGTTTCACTGCGGTCGACGTACACATGAGCGACCTGCTGGCGGGGCGTCGCGGTCTGGAAGAGTTCCACGCGCTGGTCGCCTGTGGCGGCTTCTCATACGGTGACGTACTGGGCGCGGGTGAAGGCTGGGCGAAATCGATTCTGTTCAACAGCCGCGTGCGTGATGAGTTCGAAAACTTCTTCCACCGTCCGCAGACACTGGCGCTGGGCGTATGTAACGGCTGCCAGATGATGTCCAACCTGCGTGAGCTGGTGCCGGGCAGCGAACTGTGGCCACGCTTTGTCCGCAACCAGTCAGAACGTTTTGAAGCGCGTTTCAGCCTGGTGGAAGTGGCCGCCAGCCCGTCGTTGCTGCTGGACGGTATGGCCGGTTCGCGGATGCCAATCGCCGTGTCGCACGGTGAAGGTTTTGTTGAAGTGCGTGACGGTGCACATCTCGCCGCGCTGGAAAGCAAAGGTCTGGTGGCACTGCGCTTCGTCGACAACTTCGGTAAAGTGACGGAAACCTATCCGGCCAACCCGAACGGCTCGCCGAACGGTATCACTGCCGTGACCAACGAAAGCGGCCGCGTCACCATTATGATGCCGCACCCGGAACGTGTCTTCCGTACCGTCAGCAACTCCTGGCACCCGGCTGAGTGGGGCGAGGACAGCCCGTGGATGCGTATTTTCCGCAACGCGCGTAAGCAGTTGGGTTAA
- the mltF gene encoding membrane-bound lytic murein transglycosylase MltF, with translation MKRLKLNYLFIGLITVLLALALWPSIPWYGGGKDAISQIKSRGVLRISTVNSPLTYYTVNNAPAGMDYELAKRFADYLGVKLEVTVRPNLGDLFDDLDDGKADLLAAGLIYNNDRIARYQTGPSYYSVSQQLVYRIDKPRPKNLGDLKGRLVVQSGSAYLSTLRSAKADHYPDLDWSIAADQGQKALLEAVADGKLDYTVGDSVTIGLLQRIHPQLAVAFDITDEEPVTWYLPHNEQDDSLNAAMLDFYSQMGEEGTMARLEEKYLGHVGTFDYVDTRTFLRAIDNTLPDIKPLFEKYASSIDWRLLAAISYQESHWNPQATSPTGVRGMMMLTRNTADSLNVGDRLDPEQSIRGGSEYLQRMIEKVPDTIPDDERIWFALAAYNMGYAHMLDARKLTAKQGGNPDSWADVKLRLPMLSQKRYYAQTTYGYARGHEAYNYVENIRKYQISLEGYLQEQEKRLAQQSALEAELGAGYPAVEPKIAMN, from the coding sequence TTGAAACGCCTGAAATTAAACTATCTGTTCATCGGTCTGATCACCGTGCTACTTGCGCTGGCACTGTGGCCGTCGATCCCCTGGTACGGGGGTGGCAAAGACGCGATATCGCAGATCAAATCACGGGGAGTACTGCGCATCAGTACCGTTAACTCCCCGCTGACTTACTACACCGTCAATAATGCACCAGCGGGTATGGACTACGAGCTGGCGAAGCGCTTCGCCGATTATCTGGGTGTCAAACTTGAGGTGACGGTGCGTCCGAACCTCGGCGACCTGTTTGACGATCTTGATGATGGTAAAGCGGATTTGCTGGCGGCAGGCCTGATCTACAACAACGATCGCATCGCCCGTTATCAGACCGGACCGAGTTACTACTCGGTGTCACAGCAGTTGGTGTACCGTATTGATAAGCCGCGGCCAAAGAACCTCGGTGACCTGAAGGGTCGGCTGGTCGTGCAGTCCGGATCGGCGTACCTGTCAACTTTACGTTCCGCCAAAGCCGATCACTATCCCGATCTCGACTGGTCCATTGCCGCCGATCAGGGACAAAAAGCGCTGCTGGAAGCCGTGGCGGATGGCAAGCTGGATTACACCGTAGGGGATTCGGTCACCATCGGCCTGCTGCAACGCATCCATCCACAGCTGGCGGTCGCCTTTGATATCACCGACGAAGAACCGGTGACCTGGTATCTGCCACACAATGAACAGGATGACAGCCTGAACGCGGCGATGCTCGACTTCTATAGTCAGATGGGCGAAGAAGGCACGATGGCGCGACTGGAGGAGAAGTACCTCGGCCATGTTGGCACCTTTGATTATGTCGATACCCGCACTTTCTTGCGCGCGATAGACAACACCTTGCCGGACATTAAGCCGTTATTTGAAAAATATGCGTCCAGCATCGACTGGCGATTGCTGGCAGCCATCTCCTATCAGGAATCACACTGGAATCCACAGGCAACATCCCCCACCGGGGTACGCGGTATGATGATGCTGACGCGTAACACTGCCGACAGTCTCAACGTTGGCGACCGCCTTGACCCTGAGCAAAGCATTCGTGGTGGCAGCGAGTACCTGCAACGGATGATAGAAAAAGTCCCCGACACTATCCCGGATGATGAACGTATCTGGTTTGCTCTGGCGGCTTACAACATGGGCTACGCCCATATGCTCGATGCGCGTAAGCTGACCGCCAAACAAGGTGGCAATCCCGACAGTTGGGCCGATGTAAAGTTACGCTTGCCGATGCTGAGCCAGAAACGCTATTACGCGCAGACCACCTATGGCTATGCACGCGGTCATGAAGCCTATAATTACGTCGAGAATATTCGTAAGTATCAGATTAGCCTGGAGGGTTACCTGCAGGAGCAGGAGAAGCGGCTGGCGCAGCAATCCGCGCTGGAAGCAGAACTGGGTGCCGGTTACCCGGCGGTCGAACCTAAAATTGCCATGAATTAA
- the tadA gene encoding tRNA adenosine(34) deaminase TadA: MNPQTDEYWMRHALRLARLAWEQGEVPVGAVLVQGDTVIGEGWNRPIGQHDPTAHAEIMALRQGGKVLENYRLLDTTLYVTLEPCVMCAGAMVHSRITRLVYGAKDEKTGAAGSLLDVIGHPGMNHQIQIDSGVLAEECAAMLSDFFRMRREQKRALRQAQRDAG, translated from the coding sequence GTGAACCCACAGACAGATGAATACTGGATGCGTCACGCATTGCGTCTCGCACGGCTGGCGTGGGAGCAGGGTGAAGTGCCGGTCGGTGCGGTGCTGGTGCAGGGCGATACGGTGATTGGGGAAGGCTGGAACCGCCCAATTGGTCAACACGACCCCACGGCTCACGCGGAAATCATGGCACTACGCCAGGGCGGCAAAGTACTGGAAAACTATCGCCTGCTGGATACCACCCTGTATGTCACGCTGGAACCCTGTGTGATGTGCGCCGGGGCGATGGTGCACAGCCGCATTACGCGGCTGGTCTACGGGGCAAAAGATGAAAAAACCGGTGCAGCCGGTTCATTGCTGGATGTGATTGGTCATCCGGGAATGAATCACCAGATTCAGATCGATTCGGGGGTGCTGGCGGAGGAGTGCGCAGCGATGCTGAGTGATTTTTTCCGCATGCGCCGCGAGCAAAAGCGAGCGCTGCGCCAGGCGCAGCGTGATGCCGGTTAA
- the yfhb gene encoding phosphatidylglycerophosphatase C, whose translation MTKGTQRRVVFFDLDGTLHQQDMFGTFMRYLLKHQPLNLLLVLPLLPVIGVGLLWKGRAARWPMSLLLWAITFGHSEKRLLQREAEFAQWFRQRVTAFPVVQQRLSDYLSSDDADVWLITGSPQSLVEQVYFDSSFLPRVQLIASQMKPGRGGRVLAMRCLGHEKVAQLEEKIGTPLQLYSGYSDSKQDNPLLFFCQHRWRVTPRGDLQQLE comes from the coding sequence TTGACAAAGGGTACGCAACGACGCGTGGTGTTTTTTGATCTCGACGGCACGCTGCATCAGCAGGATATGTTTGGTACGTTCATGCGCTATCTGCTGAAACATCAGCCGCTGAATCTGCTACTGGTGCTGCCATTGTTGCCGGTGATCGGCGTGGGATTGCTGTGGAAAGGTCGCGCCGCACGCTGGCCGATGAGTTTATTGCTGTGGGCGATCACCTTTGGTCACAGCGAAAAACGCCTGTTGCAGCGTGAAGCGGAGTTTGCCCAGTGGTTTCGTCAACGCGTCACTGCGTTTCCTGTGGTTCAGCAACGATTAAGCGACTATCTCAGCAGCGATGATGCGGATGTCTGGTTAATCACCGGTTCGCCGCAGTCACTGGTGGAGCAGGTCTATTTCGACTCCTCTTTTCTGCCGCGCGTGCAGTTAATCGCCAGCCAGATGAAGCCGGGCCGGGGAGGACGGGTGCTGGCGATGCGCTGCCTGGGGCATGAAAAAGTGGCGCAGCTGGAGGAAAAGATTGGCACGCCGCTGCAGCTGTATAGTGGCTACAGCGACAGCAAGCAGGACAACCCACTGTTGTTCTTTTGTCAGCATCGCTGGCGCGTCACCCCGCGCGGTGATTTGCAACAACTGGAATAA
- a CDS encoding MurR/RpiR family transcriptional regulator, protein MSSLLRIRQLYPRLALNERRLADFLLSQPDRARHLSSQKLAEESGVSQSSVVKFAQKLGYKGFPALKLALSESLADRDAITVHNHILSDDPLKVVGEKLLAEKISAIRATLDINSEEMLLQTLQLLKNANRILLVGIGASGLVAKDFSWKLMKIGINAVAEQDMHALLASVQAMAAGDVLLAISYTGERREINLAAQEAAQTGADVLAFTGFTPNTLQQCATHCLYTVAEEQSTRSAAISSTSAQLALTDLLFMALVQNDPERASSHIRHSEELVKKLV, encoded by the coding sequence ATGAGTTCATTGCTGCGGATTCGCCAGCTTTATCCGCGCCTGGCGCTTAACGAGCGTCGGCTGGCGGATTTTTTGTTGTCGCAGCCAGACCGGGCGCGACATCTGAGTTCGCAAAAACTGGCGGAAGAATCCGGTGTCAGCCAGTCCAGCGTGGTCAAATTTGCCCAGAAGTTGGGCTATAAAGGCTTTCCAGCATTGAAGCTGGCACTGAGCGAGTCGCTGGCCGATCGCGATGCCATCACCGTGCACAACCATATTCTCAGCGATGATCCCCTCAAGGTGGTGGGTGAAAAACTGTTGGCCGAGAAAATATCGGCGATTCGCGCCACGCTTGATATTAACAGCGAAGAGATGTTGTTACAGACGTTGCAGTTACTGAAAAATGCTAACCGCATTCTGCTGGTCGGCATTGGGGCATCCGGTCTGGTGGCAAAAGATTTCTCGTGGAAACTGATGAAGATTGGCATCAACGCGGTGGCCGAGCAGGATATGCATGCGCTACTCGCCAGCGTGCAGGCAATGGCCGCGGGTGATGTATTGCTCGCCATCTCTTATACCGGCGAACGGCGCGAAATCAATCTCGCCGCACAGGAAGCAGCCCAGACCGGTGCTGATGTGCTGGCATTTACCGGGTTCACCCCCAATACCTTGCAGCAGTGCGCTACCCATTGCCTGTATACCGTTGCAGAGGAACAAAGTACGCGCAGTGCGGCGATTTCCTCGACCAGCGCCCAGCTGGCGTTGACCGATCTGCTGTTTATGGCACTGGTACAGAACGATCCGGAACGTGCCTCCAGCCATATTCGCCATAGCGAAGAACTGGTGAAAAAACTGGTGTAG